Proteins from a genomic interval of Zingiber officinale cultivar Zhangliang chromosome 2A, Zo_v1.1, whole genome shotgun sequence:
- the LOC122044167 gene encoding zinc finger MYM-type protein 1-like produces the protein MNAPGNNQMIALKIQKQLVNACAVETTNAILADLGDRWFTLLLDEARDCSVKEQMIVVIRYVNKHEEVTERFMVVVHVATITAACLKEAIDSLFAKYGLTVARLRGQGYDGASNMSGEFNGLKSLIMKENPYALYVHCFAHQLQLVVV, from the coding sequence ATGAATGCACCtggaaataatcaaatgattgcccTAAAAATTCAAAAGCAATTAGTGAATGCTTGTGCAGTTGAGACCACAAATGCTATTCTAGCTGATCTTGGAGATAGGTGGTTCACTTTACTACTTGATGAGGCTCGTGACTGTTCAGTGAAAGAGCAAATGATAGTTGTTATTAGATATGTGAACAAACATGAAGAAGTGACTGAACGATTTATGGTTGTAGTTCATGTTGCAACAATTACAGCTGCTTGTTTGAAGGAGGCAATCGACTCTTTATTTGCTAAGTATGGTTTGACAGTGGCGAGATTGAGgggtcaaggatatgatggtgcttCAAATATGTCTGGAGAATTTAATGGCTTAAAGTCACTGATAATGAAAGAAAATCCGTATGCATTgtatgttcattgttttgctcatcaactccagctaGTGGTTGTATAA